A portion of the Deinococcus peraridilitoris DSM 19664 genome contains these proteins:
- a CDS encoding V-type ATP synthase subunit F, whose product MTQTQANTHRVAVLADSETATGYRLAGVEVIVATSENAARELETLVTSNRYGLVAVDTSLLSDPQQAVSRAMRGRDLPIILPVPSLRDAFSTETVDAKAYMGKLVRDTIGFDIKL is encoded by the coding sequence TACCCACCGGGTGGCCGTGCTCGCCGACAGCGAGACGGCCACCGGCTACCGCCTCGCGGGCGTGGAAGTGATCGTCGCGACGAGCGAGAACGCCGCACGGGAACTGGAAACCCTGGTGACCAGCAACCGCTACGGCCTGGTTGCCGTCGATACCAGCCTGCTCAGCGATCCACAGCAGGCCGTCTCACGCGCCATGCGCGGGCGTGACCTTCCCATCATCCTGCCCGTGCCGAGCCTGAGGGACGCCTTCTCCACCGAGACGGTGGACGCCAAGGCTTACATGGGCAAGCTGGTGCGCGACACCATCGGTTTCGACATCAAGCTCTAA